Proteins encoded by one window of Juglans regia cultivar Chandler chromosome 15, Walnut 2.0, whole genome shotgun sequence:
- the LOC109018235 gene encoding putative disease resistance RPP13-like protein 1 encodes MAEFLLSKCLDVLFDRLLSSDLLKFARLEGIREELDKWRKTMTIIQRVLDDAKEQQQTEKTVKDWLDDLRDLFYDIEDLLDEFSTEALDERKLMAGESQASSSMVRNLIPSWFTDSSPSDVKFKIRLRSKIEEINTRFNDLVIQKDQLNLKENSSMRPISKRREIRSPSTSLVTEDHIYGREEVRGAVLQLLVSEKQSDASNKVPNVIPIVGMGGIGKTTLAQLVYNDKKVESFFDLKVWACVSEDFDIAAVTKTILQSLTPENCDGKALNWLQEKLKENLRGKRFLVILDDVWNENYTDWTLLRAPFEVGAPRSSIIVTTRNQKVSSLMRNKEVEPFQLELLSNEACLSIFTQHALEARDFSAHPNLKDIGEELVRRCKGLPLAVKTIAGVLRSEYEDRNEWKKVLKNKIWDIPEEASGIPSSLMVSYDNLPSHLKRCFAYCSILPKDYEFEENEVVLLWMAEGLIQPRQDEEEMEDLGSEYFRNLLSRSFFQQSRGINRGECKLASSIESRFVMHDLINDLAQSVAGDTCYRMEDKHGNIPIKARHSSYLGSQYDVTKKFEVFSKFTSSLRTFLPLMLPYPGGCYLAHHVPFELIPTLHCLRVLSFNGYCIIELPDSIGELKHLRYLDLSNTEIRLLPESITSLYNLQTLLLKNCFDLRKLPSMFRNLVNLCHLNIEGAYRLEGMPVQIGKLTCLQTLSNLVVGKNNCSGLKELGPLMHLKGTLCISRLENVIESKDAKDAKLIEKTKIDVLSLEWSRDIDESKDTTSELEVLNGLRPHNALTELVIINYGGTKFPNWLTSPSFPRTVSLRLENCYNCTSLPPLGQYLPSLKNLWIKEMANVKSVGSEFCGGNLETLHFTHMVEWENWSPCEEFPNLRELSLRNCPKLLEKLPNNLPLLNEVQIIDCAQLVVSISCFPDKCKFNIENLRGLFMEGVVCGSKVTFKSRKFYRSLSPISDEGLDMEGLERLTIDSCEELTNLWSDNMGSLPLDLPFLRDLRIYNCPKLVSLVAESLPKALMYNNTCLQSILINHCDSLTHFARSHLPPTLKRLHIDNCRSMKKLVEDDDNDTNNNSTTCSSGITSRLEYLCIYNCPSLESLTSSGELPTTLQDLTISLCPKLESVAKSFHHNSFLTNFTIFDCENLQSLNGIHNLTSLQYLEIINCRSILSFPKEGFPTNLTTLKISHLKISEALFDWGLDNLTSLNELEICGCQHLVSFPEMTLPASLTSLRISEFSNLECPSSVGLRKLTSLQTLKISICKKLTCFPEDGLPPSLLQLYISSCQKLMSLPKNGLPPSLLQLYISSCQKLMSLPKNGLPPSLLELRISNCQKLMSLPKNGLPSSLQVLLIDKCPLLEERCKKDQREERRRIADIPWVQINGKYLYETETEE; translated from the coding sequence ATGGCAGAGTTCCTTCTTTCTAAATGCCTTGACGTATTGTTTGACCGACTGTTGTCTTCCGACTTGTTGAAATTTGCTCGCCTAGAGGGAATTCGAGAAGAGCTGGACAAGTGGCGCAAAACCATGACAATAATTCAAAGGGTGCTTGATGATGCAAAGGAGCAGCAACAGACTGAAAAGACAGTGAAAGATTGGCTTGATGATCTCAGAGACTTGTTCTACGACATAGAAGATTTACTGGATGAGTTCTCCACAGAAGCTTTGGATGAACGCAAGTTGATGGCCGGTGAAAGTCAAGCTAGCTCTAGTATGGTACGAAATCTCATCCCTTCTTGGTTTACTGATTCTAGTCCAAGTGATGTTAAGTTCAAGATTAGGCTGCGTTCAAAGATAGAGGAAATAAATACTAGATTTAATGATCTCGTGATACAAAAAGATCAActgaatttgaaggaaaattctAGTATGAGACCAATTAGCAAAAGAAGAGAGATCAGATCTCCCTCAACTTCCTTGGTGACCGAAGATCACATATATGGTAGGGAGGAAGTCAGAGGGGCTGTACTTCAATTATTGGTCAGTGAAAAACAGAGTGATGCTTCGAATAAAGTACCCAATGTGATTCCTATAGTTGGTATGGGGGGTATTGGAAAGACAACATTGGCCCAGCTGgtatacaatgataaaaaagtgGAGAGCTTTTTCGATCTGAAAGTATGGGCTTGTGTTTCAGAAGATTTTGATATTGCTGCagttacaaaaacaattttaCAATCTTTGACTCCAGAAAACTGTGATGGCAAAGCTCTAAATTGGTTGCAAGAAAAATTGAAGGAGAACCTACGTGGGAAAAGGTTTCTAGTAATTCTTGATGATGTTTGGAACGAGAACTACACTGATTGGACTCTCCTACGTGCTCCTTTTGAAGTAGGGGCTCCGAGAAGTAGTATTATCGTCACAACTCGTAACCAGAAAGTCTCATCACTAATGCGAAACAAGGAAGTTGAGCCTTTTCAGTTGGAGTTGTTGTCAAATGAAGCTTGTTTGTCCATATTTACCCAACATGCATTGGAAGCAAGAGACTTCAGTGCCCATCCAAACCTTAAAGATATTGGTGAGGAACTCGTTAGAAGATGTAAAGGCTTGCCATTGGCAGTAAAAACTATTGCAGGAGTCTTACGCAGTGAATATGAAGATCGCAATGAGtggaaaaaagttttgaaaaataagatatgGGATATTCCAGAAGAAGCAAGTGGAATTCCTTCCTCTCTTATGGTAAGCTATGACAATCTACCTTCACATTTAAAGAGGTGCTTTGCATACTGCTCAATACTACCAAAGGACTATGAATTTGAGGAGAATGAGGTGGTTCTCTTATGGATGGCAGAAGGTTTGATACAACCACGACAAGATGAAGAGGAAATGGAAGATTTGGGTTCCGAATATTTTCGCAATCTGTTGTCAAGGTCATTTTTCCAACAGTCACGTGGGATTAATCGAGGTGAGTGCAAGCTGGCCTCATCAATTGAATCACGATTTGTGATGCATGACCTCATCAATGATTTGGCTCAGTCGGTTGCAGGCGATACGTGCTATAGAATGGAAGATAAGCATGGGAATATTCCTATAAAGGCACGCCACTCATCTTATTTGGGAAGCCAATATGATGTAACTAAAAAGTTTGAGGTTTTTTCTAAATTCACAAGTAGTTTACGTACATTTTTACCTCTCATGCTACCATATCCAGGTGGTTGCTATTTGGCTCATCATGTTCCTTTTGAATTGATTCCAACATTACATTGTTTAAGGGTGTTATCTTTCAACGGATACTGCATAATTGAGCTACCGGATTCTATTGGTGAGTTGAAGCATTTGCGGTACCTTGACCTTTCAAATACTGAAATTAGGCTCCTGCCAGAATCAATAACTAGTCTCTACAACTTACAAACATTGTTGTTGAAGAACTGTTTTGATCTAAGGAAATTACCTTCAATGTTTCGAAACTTGGTCAACCTGTGCCACCTCAACATTGAAGGTGCATATCGTTTGGAAGGAATGCCGGTGCAAATAGGTAAATTAACTTGTCTTCAAACACTATCTAATCTAGTTGTGGGAAAAAACAATTGTTCTGGGTTAAAAGAGCTTGGACCTTTGATGCATCTTAAAGGGACACTCTGCATTTCAAGATTAGAGAATGTGATTGAATCGAAGGATGCAAAAGAtgcaaaattaattgaaaagacgAAAATTGATGTGTTGTCGTTGGAATGGAGTAGGGACATTGATGAGTCAAAAGACACGACAAGTGAACTAGAGGTACTAAATGGGCTACGACCTCATAACGCTTTGACGGAGCTGGTTATAATTAACTATGGTGGTACAAAATTTCCAAATTGGTTAACATCTCCTTCATTTCCTCGTACAGTCTCATTGAGATTGGAAAATTGTTACAACTGCACATCATTGCCTCCATTGGGGCAATATTTGCCATCACTCAAAAATCTTTGGATCAAGGAAATGGCTAACGTGAAGAGTGTTGGTTCTGAATTTTGTGGCGGTAATTTAGAGACTTTGCATTTCACTCACATGGTGGAGTGGGAGAATTGGAGTCCTTGTGAAGAATTTCCAAATCTGCGTGAGCTTTCCCTTAGAAACTGTCCGAAGCTATTAGAGAAGTTACCAAATAACCTTCCTTTACTAAACGAAGTTCAGATAATTGATTGTGCGCAGTTGGTGGTCTCAATTTCATGCTTTCCAGATAAATGCAAATTTAACATTGAGAATCTCAGAGGGCTTTTTATGGAAGGGGTGGTGTGTGGAAGTAAGGTTACATTCAAATCAAGAAAATTCTACAGATCACTTTCACCAATTTCAGATGAAGGGCTTGATATGGAAGGGTTGGAAAGGTTAACTATTGACAGCTGTGAGGAGTTGACGAATTTGTGGTCAGACAACATGGGATCACTGCCACTTGATCTCCCATTTCTGCGTGATCTCCGCATTTATAATTGTCCCAAACTAGTCTCTTTGGTGGCGGAATCATTACCCAAGGCATTGATGTACAACAACACGTGTCTTCAGTCTATTCTTATCAATCATTGTGATTCGCTAACGCATTTTGCAAGAAGCCATCTGCCTCCAACTTTAAAGCGGCTACATATAGACAACTGCAGGAGTATGAAGAAATTGGTGgaggatgatgataatgatacaAACAACAACAGTACTACTTGCAGTAGTGGGATCACATCTCGTCTTGAGTACTTGTGCATTTACAATTGTCCATCCCTTGAATCCTTAACATCAAGCGGGGAATTACCTACCACACTCCAAGACCTAACTATTTCACTTTGTCCGAAACTGGAGTCAGTAGCCAAGAGTTTTCATCATAACTCATTTCTTACAAATTTCACCATCTTCGATTGTGAAAATCTTCAATCCTTGAACGGCATACACAACCTCACCTCGCTTCaatatttggaaataattaattgTCGGAGCATTTTATCATTTCCCAAAGAAGGTTTTCCCACAAACCTAACAACACTCAAGATCTCTCATCTTAAAATCAGTGAAGCCTTGTTCGATTGGGGGCTGGACAACCTCACTTCTCTTAATGAACTTGAAATCTGTGGATGTCAGCATCTGGTGTCCTTTCCAGAGATGACGTTGCCTGCCTCTCTAACAAGCCTCCGCATCTCAGAATTCTCGAATCTAGAATGCCCGTCTTCCGTGGGTTTAAGAAAACTCACCTCTCTTCAAACACTCAAGATTTCTATCTGCAAGAAGCTCACATGTTTTCCAGAGGATGGCCTGCCTCCCTCACTCCTACAGCTTTATATCTCTTCTTGCCAAAAGTTGATGTCCTTACCAAAGAATGGCCTGCCTCCCTCACTCCTACAGCTTTATATCTCTTCTTGCCAAAAGTTGATGTCCTTACCAAAGAATGGCCTGCCTCCCTCACTCCTAGAGCTTCGTATCTCTAATTGCCAAAAGTTGATGTCCTTACCAAAGAATGGCCTACCTTCCTCACTACAGGTACTTCTAATCGACAAATGTCCTCTGCTGGAAGAACGCTGCAAGAAAGATCAGAGAGAAGAGAGGCGCAGGATAGCTGACATCCCTTGGGTTCAAATTAATGGCAAATACCTTTATGAGACAGAAACAGAGGAATAA